The following are from one region of the Candidatus Woesearchaeota archaeon genome:
- a CDS encoding ABC transporter permease, translating into MIELLKLGLGNLIKRKKRTALTLVGLFIGIAAVVALISLGQGLQQTINAQFEKVGADKIFVQAKDIGNFGGIESPGKLTEREQKMIQKVHGVAQTAGEIFVAANVQYNKLQRTLYVISVPEKQKEAQLVIKTNIWEVSEGRMLTHTDKGKAVIGYNLGNKKLFGRNIAKGDKISVNGVMVSVVGVIARTGDPGTDSSVILPEADARAAVKNPDTYSMILAQSIQSENPDTVAKNIEKALRRDRHQKEGKEDFMVQTSTELIKSFNVVLNVVQAVFVGIALISLLVGGIGIMNTMFTSVLDRTREIGVMKAIGARNKDILGIFLFESGVLGGVGGLVGIIVGAGISKGVEFGANTAFGPGTISTVFPWYLIVGVLLFSVVVGIISGIFPAHRASKLQPVDALREE; encoded by the coding sequence GTGATTGAGCTGCTGAAACTCGGATTGGGCAATCTGATCAAGCGAAAAAAAAGAACCGCGTTAACACTGGTCGGGCTCTTTATCGGCATTGCGGCAGTGGTTGCGCTGATTTCACTTGGCCAAGGATTGCAGCAAACAATTAATGCCCAGTTTGAGAAGGTTGGCGCAGACAAAATTTTTGTCCAGGCAAAAGACATTGGAAATTTCGGTGGAATCGAATCACCGGGAAAGCTTACTGAACGCGAACAGAAAATGATACAGAAGGTGCATGGTGTTGCACAAACCGCGGGCGAGATTTTTGTCGCGGCAAATGTGCAGTACAACAAGCTTCAGCGGACATTGTATGTGATAAGCGTTCCTGAAAAGCAAAAGGAAGCGCAGTTGGTTATTAAAACAAATATCTGGGAGGTGAGCGAAGGCCGGATGCTCACGCACACGGACAAGGGCAAAGCAGTGATTGGCTACAATTTAGGAAACAAAAAACTGTTTGGCAGGAACATTGCAAAGGGAGACAAGATTAGTGTCAATGGAGTCATGGTTAGTGTTGTTGGTGTGATTGCGCGAACCGGCGACCCCGGCACTGACAGCAGTGTCATTCTTCCTGAAGCAGACGCGCGTGCGGCAGTAAAAAACCCAGACACCTATTCGATGATACTTGCTCAAAGCATACAATCTGAAAACCCTGATACCGTCGCAAAGAATATTGAAAAAGCGCTTCGCCGTGACCGGCACCAAAAAGAGGGAAAAGAGGATTTCATGGTACAGACGAGTACGGAACTTATCAAATCATTCAATGTGGTGCTAAATGTGGTGCAGGCGGTTTTTGTTGGCATTGCACTTATCAGCCTGCTAGTGGGTGGTATTGGCATCATGAACACCATGTTCACGTCAGTGCTTGACCGAACTCGAGAAATTGGCGTCATGAAAGCCATCGGCGCGCGCAATAAAGACATTCTTGGCATCTTTCTGTTTGAAAGCGGTGTGCTTGGCGGAGTCGGCGGGCTTGTGGGGATTATTGTGGGCGCAGGCATCAGCAAAGGTGTTGAGTTTGGCGCAAACACGGCGTTTGGCCCGGGCACGATAAGCACCGTATTTCCGTGGTACCTTATAGTGGGGGTACTTCTGTTTTCAGTGGTCGTTGGGATTATCAGCGGAATTTTTCCTGCGCACCGCGCATCAAAACTGCAGCCAGTCGATGCATTGCGTGAAGAGTAA
- the rpl40e gene encoding 50S ribosomal protein L40e (contains a zinc-finger motif): MVKFPEAAARIQRNIFVCRNCKAKRRSSMRKILAGKIKCRSCGSPALRPVRKK, from the coding sequence ATGGTCAAATTTCCTGAAGCAGCAGCACGGATTCAGCGCAACATCTTTGTATGCAGAAACTGCAAGGCAAAGCGGCGCAGCTCCATGCGCAAGATTCTCGCCGGCAAAATAAAATGCCGATCGTGTGGCAGCCCCGCGCTCCGGCCGGTACGGAAGAAATAA
- a CDS encoding phosphate acyltransferase, with translation MTTMHDLIDRMKKKAQEKKRTIIVAEGWDERCLKASASILAKGYANLILLGDEKKIKDEAKKCKADITKATLVNPKTYKDTPKLAKELYELRKAKGLTEDEAKKLILDVNYFGCMLLHTGKADGLAGSAICSTAELMRPVLQIIKTKKDAALVSEVVLVEDEKNKRVLFMTDCSLNPEPDEEQLAQIAVNGGDCAAHFGFEPRVAFLSYSTKGSGGTSLIIEKTLKAVELARKKKKEYVFDGEFQGDAAINPYAAGRKCPNALIKGDANVLVFPNLTAANIVCHLLGQLSNATIGMAMLVGCRKPVAILGRSAPLATVENLIISCAMKANTE, from the coding sequence ATGACCACGATGCACGACCTTATCGACCGGATGAAGAAAAAGGCACAGGAAAAAAAGCGCACCATCATCGTGGCCGAAGGGTGGGATGAGCGCTGCCTGAAAGCAAGCGCGTCCATTCTCGCGAAGGGGTATGCCAACCTTATTCTTCTTGGAGACGAGAAAAAAATAAAAGACGAGGCAAAGAAGTGCAAGGCAGACATCACCAAGGCAACTCTTGTTAATCCAAAAACATACAAAGACACACCAAAACTGGCGAAAGAATTATACGAACTACGCAAGGCAAAAGGCCTGACTGAAGACGAGGCAAAAAAACTGATTTTGGATGTCAATTATTTCGGCTGCATGCTCCTGCACACCGGAAAAGCGGATGGACTTGCCGGAAGCGCAATATGCTCAACCGCGGAATTAATGCGGCCGGTGCTCCAGATTATCAAAACAAAAAAAGACGCAGCACTGGTGTCTGAAGTGGTACTGGTCGAAGATGAAAAAAACAAGCGCGTGCTCTTTATGACCGACTGCAGCCTGAATCCGGAGCCGGATGAAGAACAGCTCGCCCAGATTGCAGTCAATGGCGGCGACTGCGCAGCCCACTTTGGCTTTGAGCCGCGTGTCGCATTTCTTTCCTATTCAACCAAAGGCAGCGGCGGCACTTCCCTGATTATTGAAAAAACACTGAAAGCAGTCGAGCTCGCGCGCAAAAAGAAAAAAGAATATGTTTTTGACGGCGAATTTCAAGGCGATGCGGCAATAAATCCGTACGCCGCCGGCAGAAAATGCCCCAATGCACTCATCAAAGGAGACGCCAATGTACTCGTCTTTCCCAATTTGACTGCGGCAAACATTGTCTGCCATCTGCTGGGACAATTATCCAACGCTACCATCGGTATGGCAATGCTAGTGGGATGCCGCAAACCAGTTGCCATTTTGGGGCGAAGCGCGCCACTCGCCACTGTTGAAAACCTTATCATCAGCTGCGCAATGAAAGCAAACACTGAGTGA
- a CDS encoding TrmJ/YjtD family RNA methyltransferase: protein MALSTISIACIGIQNEGNLGAIARVMKNFGAEELILINSSIDHRSKTALDRASHAADILKNARCETSFAVLKKYDLIIGTTAKVGTAYNILRLPSTPRQLHEQLKKNPKNKIIVVLGREDHGLSNEELALCDLVVSIPASKTYSIMNISHACAIVLYELFTARADQTSLSHVTPASRLEHEHALLLAHRSIGALSFSTDAKKRTQEKLWKKIIFKSFLTKREAGALMGFFKKILRQR, encoded by the coding sequence ATGGCACTCTCGACCATCTCCATCGCCTGCATTGGCATCCAGAACGAAGGAAATCTCGGTGCCATCGCGCGCGTGATGAAAAACTTTGGCGCAGAAGAATTAATCCTCATCAACAGCTCCATTGACCATCGGTCAAAGACTGCTCTTGACCGCGCGTCGCATGCCGCGGACATTCTTAAAAATGCCCGTTGCGAAACCAGTTTTGCCGTGCTCAAAAAATATGACCTCATCATCGGCACCACAGCAAAAGTGGGCACAGCGTACAACATTCTGCGTCTTCCATCAACGCCCCGCCAGCTCCATGAACAGCTCAAAAAAAATCCGAAGAACAAAATTATCGTCGTGCTTGGCCGCGAAGACCATGGCTTGTCGAATGAAGAACTTGCTCTCTGCGACCTTGTTGTTTCTATCCCTGCCTCAAAAACATACTCCATCATGAACATTAGCCATGCGTGTGCTATTGTGCTCTACGAGCTTTTTACGGCACGCGCTGACCAAACCTCACTTTCCCATGTCACTCCTGCGTCTCGCCTTGAGCATGAGCATGCGCTCCTGCTTGCGCACCGATCAATCGGTGCCCTTTCATTTTCAACCGACGCCAAAAAGCGTACACAAGAAAAACTCTGGAAAAAAATCATCTTCAAAAGTTTTCTCACTAAGCGCGAAGCAGGTGCGCTGATGGGCTTTTTCAAGAAAATACTCAGGCAACGATGA
- the prf1 gene encoding peptide chain release factor aRF-1 translates to MDETARFKLKRFIKELEQYKGRHTEFVSVYVPKDYDLIKIMQHLAQEQGTASNIKSAATRKNVTDALERMIQHLRIVGRTPPNGLAAFSGNIASVEGKSDVRVWSIEPPVDLNLRVYRCDKDFVLEPLREMCESKEIYGLVVLDLRDAHIALLKGKTIIPLLKTHSEVPGKFKAGGQSAMRFSRLREGAAKDHFKKVGDYIKEQFLMMKDLKGILLGGPGHTKNEFYDGDYVTDQLKQKIIAIKDLSYTEEFGLQELVDKSQDVLAKAEIADEKAIMLKFFTLLSTKQGMVAYGKDDTMKYLELSMVETLLLSSSLEDSVIEEFEEKARAVGSTIKIISTETREGVQLRDLGKVAAILRYEANF, encoded by the coding sequence ATGGACGAAACCGCGCGATTTAAGCTGAAAAGATTCATCAAGGAGCTTGAACAGTATAAAGGCAGGCATACTGAATTTGTCTCCGTGTACGTTCCCAAGGATTACGATCTCATCAAAATCATGCAGCATCTTGCGCAGGAACAAGGAACCGCGTCCAACATCAAGTCTGCGGCCACGCGAAAAAATGTCACTGACGCGTTGGAGCGCATGATTCAGCACTTGCGTATTGTCGGAAGAACTCCCCCCAACGGGCTTGCTGCATTTTCCGGCAACATTGCATCAGTAGAGGGCAAGAGCGATGTGCGTGTGTGGAGCATTGAGCCGCCCGTTGACCTGAACCTGCGTGTGTATCGCTGTGACAAAGATTTTGTGCTTGAGCCACTGCGGGAGATGTGCGAGTCAAAAGAAATCTATGGCCTTGTCGTGCTCGACCTTCGTGATGCGCACATCGCGTTGTTGAAAGGAAAAACAATCATTCCTCTTCTCAAAACCCATTCTGAAGTGCCGGGAAAATTCAAAGCAGGAGGCCAGAGTGCCATGCGTTTCTCCCGCCTGCGCGAAGGCGCAGCCAAAGACCATTTCAAAAAAGTGGGCGATTATATCAAAGAACAATTTCTGATGATGAAAGACCTCAAGGGAATTTTGCTCGGAGGGCCCGGCCATACTAAAAACGAATTTTACGACGGAGATTACGTTACTGACCAGCTCAAGCAAAAAATCATCGCCATCAAAGACTTGAGCTACACTGAAGAATTTGGCCTGCAGGAATTGGTTGACAAAAGCCAGGATGTGCTGGCGAAAGCAGAGATTGCTGACGAAAAAGCAATCATGCTCAAATTTTTTACCCTGCTCTCCACCAAGCAGGGCATGGTGGCGTACGGCAAGGATGATACGATGAAATACCTTGAGTTGAGCATGGTTGAGACCCTTCTCTTGTCCTCATCGCTCGAAGACAGCGTGATTGAAGAATTTGAGGAAAAAGCGCGCGCAGTCGGGAGCACCATCAAAATTATTTCCACTGAAACGCGCGAGGGCGTGCAGCTGCGCGATCTGGGAAAAGTTGCCGCCATACTCCGGTATGAGGCAAACTTTTAG
- a CDS encoding site-2 protease family protein: MGVQELFAIGFILLLAIFVYIERKKFVLQKIFFPVVYVLLYRTSVGLKAMDRLAKKAPRLLKKVGTVAWVVGYAGMLFIAYKLLENLYLLYFAKKSVPGVGILQPFSQNLPGTVYVPFFYFLISLVVVIVIHEFSHGVMARVHNLKVKASGVGVIGLLAPILPVAFVEPDEKEMAKRPYHQQLSILAAGPFSNIVLGMLVVGLFFLIAVPVDSHMLQHEGVLVHGITKDGVYPVQQSGMAAGEVITEMNGKQIASIKDFSAVLAEKKPGDMMHVVSNRTTYDIALGAHPMNASAPYLGVFVADKTSVKESFKEKYGSFVPTAIIWFMGLLFWLYAINLGIGFFNLLPMTICDGGRMFQIAMLKLFGKGKEHLAYQVWKKVGIIFIVVLFMILFKGCTG; the protein is encoded by the coding sequence ATGGGCGTTCAGGAACTTTTCGCAATCGGCTTTATTCTCCTCCTCGCCATTTTTGTCTATATCGAGCGGAAAAAGTTTGTGCTCCAAAAAATCTTCTTTCCCGTGGTGTACGTTCTCTTGTACCGCACCAGCGTCGGCCTCAAAGCAATGGACCGACTGGCAAAAAAAGCCCCGCGGCTTCTTAAAAAAGTGGGCACCGTGGCGTGGGTGGTTGGGTATGCCGGCATGCTTTTTATCGCCTACAAGCTTCTTGAAAATCTCTACCTGCTCTATTTTGCAAAAAAATCAGTGCCCGGCGTCGGCATTCTCCAGCCGTTTTCACAAAACCTGCCCGGCACCGTGTATGTTCCGTTTTTTTACTTCCTCATTTCACTCGTTGTCGTTATCGTCATCCACGAGTTCAGCCACGGTGTCATGGCGCGTGTGCACAACCTTAAAGTAAAAGCCAGCGGCGTGGGCGTGATTGGCCTGCTTGCCCCGATTCTTCCGGTTGCGTTTGTCGAGCCGGATGAAAAAGAAATGGCGAAACGACCGTATCACCAGCAGCTCAGCATTCTTGCAGCCGGGCCGTTCTCAAACATTGTGCTTGGCATGCTCGTTGTGGGCCTCTTCTTCCTCATTGCAGTGCCGGTTGATTCGCATATGCTCCAGCACGAGGGCGTGCTGGTGCACGGCATTACTAAAGATGGGGTATACCCCGTCCAGCAGTCGGGCATGGCTGCCGGAGAAGTCATCACTGAAATGAATGGTAAACAAATTGCATCAATCAAAGATTTTTCAGCGGTGCTTGCAGAGAAAAAACCAGGGGACATGATGCATGTTGTTTCAAACCGCACAACCTATGACATCGCGCTTGGTGCCCATCCGATGAATGCATCAGCGCCGTATCTCGGCGTGTTTGTCGCCGATAAAACCAGTGTCAAAGAGTCGTTTAAAGAAAAATATGGTTCGTTTGTTCCCACGGCTATCATCTGGTTCATGGGCCTGCTCTTCTGGCTTTACGCAATCAATCTCGGCATTGGCTTTTTTAATTTGTTGCCGATGACGATTTGCGACGGCGGCAGAATGTTCCAAATTGCCATGCTAAAACTGTTTGGCAAGGGCAAGGAGCACCTTGCCTATCAGGTCTGGAAAAAAGTTGGCATCATCTTTATCGTCGTGCTCTTCATGATTCTGTTCAAGGGATGCACGGGATAA
- a CDS encoding cupredoxin domain-containing protein: MDNGKIIVVAVAILALIIMSYAPEITGMAYSRTLGRTETRITPAVKDCQTNEDCPDGSACRAYGAVQRIRRKARTGCVPICEDGEQNRIPFAVFDQLKSSYDINAITGFDPQKPKPTRYRPKNSFETFVYSSNCKDTTTVVEPFCIDATTDGAAVATIEINCGTIGDGFGCVEDDNGDASCGQPGEGDDVQRIYTATGGIEAHEETGSVSTPEETTQAPPSTLLSQKEETIPIVPIPEKQTPLPPTSTPPVETNIEIRDFTFVPSTITVSAAEKITIKNTGQAVHTFSVEALGINEELKAGEEKIVVVHAQPGTYQGQCNFHASMKVTIKVT, translated from the coding sequence ATGGACAACGGTAAAATTATCGTCGTGGCTGTGGCAATTCTTGCACTTATCATAATGAGTTACGCTCCTGAAATAACGGGCATGGCATACAGCAGAACATTGGGCAGAACTGAAACACGCATCACACCAGCAGTCAAGGACTGCCAAACAAATGAGGACTGTCCTGACGGCTCGGCGTGCCGCGCGTATGGAGCGGTACAGAGAATCAGGCGAAAAGCACGCACCGGCTGCGTGCCCATCTGTGAGGATGGTGAACAAAACCGGATTCCGTTCGCGGTGTTTGACCAGCTGAAATCGTCCTATGACATAAACGCCATCACCGGCTTTGATCCGCAGAAACCAAAACCAACACGCTACCGGCCAAAAAACAGCTTTGAAACATTTGTGTACTCAAGCAATTGTAAAGATACAACAACGGTTGTTGAGCCGTTCTGCATTGACGCAACAACCGATGGCGCGGCGGTTGCGACCATTGAAATTAATTGCGGCACCATCGGCGATGGATTCGGCTGTGTTGAAGACGACAACGGCGACGCAAGCTGCGGCCAGCCCGGAGAAGGAGACGATGTGCAGAGGATATATACGGCAACCGGAGGAATCGAAGCGCACGAAGAAACAGGCAGCGTGAGCACACCGGAAGAAACCACGCAAGCACCGCCGTCAACACTCCTATCACAAAAAGAAGAAACAATACCAATAGTGCCCATTCCAGAAAAACAAACACCACTACCACCTACTTCAACACCACCAGTTGAAACAAATATCGAGATTCGCGACTTCACGTTTGTTCCATCAACAATAACGGTTTCTGCTGCTGAAAAAATAACCATCAAAAACACTGGCCAAGCAGTGCACACATTCAGTGTTGAGGCACTCGGAATCAATGAAGAACTCAAAGCAGGGGAAGAAAAAATAGTGGTGGTTCATGCACAGCCAGGAACCTATCAGGGACAATGTAATTTCCATGCATCGATGAAGGTGACGATCAAGGTTACCTGA
- a CDS encoding ABC transporter permease, whose translation MISDYALIAVRNLQKRFLRTMLTLLGIFIGIATVVALVSLGQGMQKAINAQFASVGTDKVILQGASPGFGPPGQNAAGIVDTHDLDLVRRIPGVMRAAGRLLRSAHVESGKDADVIFVASLPTTADDRALVVEANNVRVIQGRMLKPDDARRALAGNNLWTKEHFSKKIGVGSTLIINKARFEVVGLLDKIGAGRDTALMINEDDARDIFNEPTEYSAIVAQLAPGEKPALVAERMLRAIRHDRHQKEGFEDVTVSTSEDLIKSVNTILGVVQVVFIGIALISLLVGGIGIMNTMYTAVLERKREIGIMKAIGARNGDVLTIFLFESGLLGMVGGAVGIGMGIGLSMLVEIGARGFVGSILKASFPWYLIVGALAFSFLTGVIAGIFPARQASKMPPVEAMRSD comes from the coding sequence ATGATTAGCGACTATGCGCTCATTGCCGTTAGAAATCTCCAGAAAAGATTTCTTCGGACGATGCTGACTTTGTTGGGAATTTTTATCGGCATTGCAACGGTCGTTGCCCTTGTTTCCCTTGGGCAGGGCATGCAAAAAGCGATAAACGCACAGTTTGCAAGTGTCGGCACGGACAAGGTTATTCTGCAGGGCGCAAGCCCAGGATTTGGGCCGCCGGGGCAGAACGCTGCAGGAATTGTTGACACGCACGACCTTGATTTGGTGCGGCGAATACCAGGAGTGATGAGAGCTGCCGGAAGGCTGCTGCGTTCAGCGCACGTCGAGTCCGGAAAAGATGCGGATGTTATTTTTGTTGCCAGCCTTCCCACAACAGCGGACGACCGCGCGCTGGTTGTTGAAGCAAACAATGTCCGGGTAATACAGGGGCGCATGCTGAAGCCTGATGATGCACGGCGTGCGCTCGCGGGAAATAATTTGTGGACAAAGGAACACTTCTCTAAAAAAATCGGTGTTGGAAGCACCCTCATTATTAACAAGGCGCGGTTTGAGGTTGTCGGCTTGCTCGATAAAATAGGAGCGGGCCGCGACACCGCACTGATGATAAATGAAGATGACGCGCGGGATATTTTTAATGAGCCAACAGAGTACAGCGCCATTGTTGCACAGCTTGCACCCGGAGAAAAGCCCGCGCTTGTTGCAGAGCGGATGTTGAGAGCAATTCGGCACGACCGCCACCAGAAAGAGGGATTTGAGGATGTTACGGTTTCAACAAGCGAGGACCTTATCAAAAGCGTCAACACTATTCTCGGTGTGGTGCAGGTGGTGTTTATTGGCATTGCACTCATCAGCCTGCTTGTCGGCGGCATTGGCATTATGAACACGATGTATACCGCGGTGCTTGAGCGCAAGCGCGAAATTGGCATCATGAAAGCCATTGGCGCGCGCAATGGTGACGTGCTCACTATTTTTTTGTTTGAGAGTGGATTGCTGGGCATGGTCGGCGGTGCTGTGGGCATTGGTATGGGCATAGGGTTAAGCATGCTCGTCGAGATTGGAGCGCGTGGATTTGTCGGCAGTATCCTTAAAGCGTCATTCCCGTGGTACCTGATTGTTGGTGCGCTTGCCTTTTCATTTTTGACTGGCGTAATCGCCGGTATATTTCCTGCGCGGCAGGCAAGCAAGATGCCACCGGTGGAGGCGATGCGAAGTGATTGA
- a CDS encoding COG1361 S-layer family protein: MKQCMKELKKLNVTTWLVLGFALLIFLPAVLALQGPRLDVSVLRYEPTPTEQGGTVDVWLQIKNRGTEANHLSLKFEKEYPFSLAEGQSENIDVGYLTATEEKVVKFTLTVAPDAPNGEHAAKFWYRFNTDKTDTGTASSWILLEAPLLLQTQNVGLVIDSYHVNPTPLLPGQIATIQMALRNAGTMPAKNVDVILDLDEKTFTTVTSGTKKRISYIDAGKSENVSFDIAAATNTEINLYTIPINFVYQDARNSRYNDSAKISVMVNAQPDVSVVVDSTKAQKTTGPATVSLKIVNKGIANLKYVTLRLMPNKDYELLSPSNEAYVGNIDSDDFQTVDFMLNVKAKNPVLNVSLDFRDPYNKRFEQKYTIPFRLLTDQELGTGGNGFAVVLVILAAGIGATWWYFTKKRRKH, encoded by the coding sequence ATGAAACAATGCATGAAAGAATTGAAAAAACTAAATGTCACCACATGGCTCGTACTCGGGTTTGCTCTGTTGATTTTCCTGCCAGCGGTGCTGGCATTGCAGGGGCCGCGGCTCGACGTGTCAGTTCTCCGGTATGAGCCAACACCAACGGAACAAGGCGGCACCGTCGATGTGTGGCTGCAAATCAAGAATAGAGGAACTGAAGCAAACCACCTTTCCCTCAAGTTTGAAAAAGAATATCCGTTCAGCTTGGCAGAAGGCCAGTCCGAGAACATCGATGTCGGGTATCTCACGGCAACTGAAGAGAAAGTTGTAAAATTCACGCTAACGGTTGCGCCGGACGCGCCAAATGGCGAACACGCCGCGAAATTTTGGTACCGGTTTAACACGGACAAAACAGATACAGGCACTGCCAGTTCATGGATCTTACTTGAGGCACCACTTCTTCTGCAAACTCAAAATGTTGGGCTGGTAATTGATTCGTACCATGTAAACCCAACACCATTATTGCCCGGACAAATTGCAACCATCCAGATGGCGTTGAGAAACGCCGGCACTATGCCTGCAAAAAATGTGGATGTCATACTTGATCTCGATGAAAAAACATTCACAACGGTCACGAGCGGAACCAAGAAGCGCATTAGTTATATTGATGCCGGAAAAAGCGAAAATGTCAGCTTTGACATAGCCGCAGCAACCAACACCGAAATAAATCTGTACACGATTCCCATCAATTTTGTGTATCAGGACGCGCGAAACAGCAGGTACAATGACTCAGCGAAAATTAGTGTCATGGTGAATGCACAGCCCGATGTCAGTGTGGTGGTTGATTCAACAAAAGCGCAAAAAACAACAGGCCCGGCAACTGTTTCGCTGAAAATTGTCAACAAAGGAATTGCCAATCTGAAATATGTTACTCTTCGGCTCATGCCAAACAAAGACTATGAGCTCTTGAGCCCCAGCAATGAAGCGTATGTCGGCAACATTGACAGTGATGATTTTCAAACCGTTGATTTCATGCTCAATGTGAAAGCAAAAAATCCGGTGCTCAATGTCAGCCTTGATTTCCGTGACCCATATAATAAACGATTTGAGCAGAAGTACACGATTCCATTTCGGCTGCTCACTGACCAGGAGCTCGGCACGGGAGGCAACGGCTTTGCTGTGGTGCTGGTGATTCTTGCCGCAGGCATTGGTGCAACGTGGTGGTACTTCACCAAGAAACGGCGGAAACACTGA
- a CDS encoding translation initiation factor IF-5A, whose amino-acid sequence MGDTKPVSVATLQKGNYVIIDGVACKVTDTQTSRPGKHGHAKVRLTGVGLLDDKKRVVVMPGHDSVDVPMVEKKTAQVLSIKDNKANVMDVETYETFDIDIPDEFKQTCVEGCQILYWIILDSKVMKQVK is encoded by the coding sequence ATGGGCGATACAAAACCAGTCAGCGTTGCAACATTGCAGAAAGGCAACTATGTCATTATTGACGGTGTTGCGTGCAAAGTTACTGATACCCAGACCTCACGGCCTGGCAAGCACGGCCATGCCAAGGTCCGGCTAACCGGTGTCGGCCTGTTGGATGACAAGAAACGCGTGGTGGTCATGCCCGGCCACGACAGCGTTGACGTGCCCATGGTGGAAAAAAAGACCGCACAGGTTCTTTCCATCAAGGACAACAAGGCAAACGTCATGGACGTTGAGACCTACGAAACATTCGACATTGACATTCCTGATGAGTTCAAGCAGACGTGCGTCGAAGGATGTCAAATACTGTACTGGATCATCCTCGACAGCAAAGTGATGAAACAAGTCAAATAA
- a CDS encoding 30S ribosomal protein S15, whose protein sequence is MARMHSGKKGKSGSNRPLQQTTKSWIRHKPKEVETLIVKLAKEGHTASTIGLALRDNYGVPRVKEIAGKTITHILKERGVAKELPEDLMALIKKAIAVRKHLEENRQDQVAKRGVQLTDSKIRRLVKYYKRNEVLPAAWKYDVKNLKMYIE, encoded by the coding sequence ATGGCACGTATGCATTCAGGGAAAAAAGGAAAATCCGGCTCAAACCGGCCACTCCAGCAGACCACGAAAAGCTGGATACGGCACAAGCCAAAAGAAGTTGAGACGCTTATTGTCAAGCTCGCAAAAGAAGGCCACACCGCATCAACCATCGGCCTCGCACTGCGGGACAATTATGGTGTTCCTCGCGTCAAGGAGATCGCCGGCAAGACCATCACGCACATTTTGAAAGAGCGCGGCGTGGCAAAAGAGCTGCCTGAAGATCTCATGGCGCTGATTAAGAAAGCAATTGCGGTTCGCAAGCATCTTGAAGAAAACCGACAGGACCAAGTTGCCAAACGCGGCGTACAGCTAACGGACTCAAAGATCAGGCGGCTGGTTAAGTACTACAAGCGCAACGAGGTATTGCCTGCTGCGTGGAAGTACGACGTGAAGAATCTCAAGATGTATATCGAATAA
- a CDS encoding ABC transporter ATP-binding protein, with the protein MKKPIIKLHKVWKTYTLGETKVHALSGIDLAVYPGEFLAIQGPSGSGKSTAMNLVGCLDIPTNGEIFLDGQAISKLHESDLAQIRGKKIGFIFQRFNLIETLTAIENVMLPMTFQGIPEYQRRERAQKLLNQFGLGDRMHHKPNQLSGGQQQRVAIARSLATDPPVILADEPTGNLDSTMGKEVMKHLLELNKKHGKTIVLVTHDDALAHRAQRIAFLKDGVIVKTKTVRGYA; encoded by the coding sequence ATGAAAAAACCGATCATCAAACTCCACAAAGTATGGAAAACATATACGCTGGGCGAGACAAAAGTACATGCGCTATCCGGCATTGACCTTGCGGTGTACCCAGGTGAATTTCTCGCCATCCAAGGGCCCTCAGGCAGCGGCAAGAGCACGGCGATGAATCTCGTCGGCTGCCTTGATATTCCCACAAATGGAGAAATATTTCTCGACGGCCAGGCGATTAGCAAACTCCATGAATCTGACCTTGCACAAATTCGCGGCAAAAAAATAGGGTTTATTTTCCAGCGGTTTAATCTTATAGAAACGCTTACCGCCATTGAAAATGTGATGCTTCCTATGACGTTTCAGGGAATTCCTGAGTATCAGCGGCGGGAACGCGCCCAGAAACTCCTTAATCAGTTTGGCCTTGGTGACCGCATGCACCACAAGCCAAACCAGCTTTCCGGCGGCCAGCAACAGCGCGTGGCGATTGCACGCAGCCTTGCCACTGATCCGCCCGTTATTCTTGCTGATGAGCCAACCGGAAATCTCGACAGCACTATGGGCAAAGAAGTGATGAAGCACCTTCTCGAACTCAACAAAAAACACGGGAAGACTATTGTTCTCGTTACGCATGATGACGCACTTGCCCATCGGGCACAGCGCATTGCATTCTTAAAAGATGGTGTTATTGTCAAAACAAAAACAGTGAGGGGATACGCATGA